Part of the Roseofilum casamattae BLCC-M143 genome, AAATCACCGGAAAATAGAGGCAATTTTATGGCTCAAAGCCCAGTCAGTGTCTAGAATATCCGGTGAAACGTAATTGAGGAGGAAAAATGTCCATCACCCGATGTTTGGTAGTGGAAAAATGCTACCATGAGGACAATAATTCAATCGTAATGAAGGTCAGACCATTTTATCGGGCAAATAATATCTTTGACTCGAAGCCGGAAAAAATTTGAGTAGATGTAAACGTTCCTCGTAAAAGTAAAGAATTTGAGGTCTTGCCGAAGAGATGGCTCGTCGAGCGAACATTTGGCTGGTGGAATCGATATTACCGTTTGTCTAAAGATTATGAGAAGTTACCGGAAGTGAGTGAAGCAGCCATTTATGCTGTCATGACCCACCTGATGTTACGTCGTTTGGCTTCCTAAATCTTTTCTTTATAAATAGGCTCTCATAACCCTGGAAGCGATCGCAAATAAACTAGCCGAACAACGTCATACCCCAGCGCGCGCCGTGTTGCTTGCTCCCGGTACCCCAGCCTGATACTCTAGGTTGCGATTAGACTTTATCGCTCTTCATTCTAATAAACTTCTTATGAGCATTGCTGCCGATAACTTTGCTATTGACCTCAATAGCTATAACTTCCTCAAGCTCGACCCCAGCCAACCAACTCTTACCGACGAGCAGCGAGCTGCCCTCAAAAGCAATATTCAACTTTGCCGAGATGCCTTAATCTTCTTCACCGCCACTGGTGCAGCTAAAGGCGTAGGCGGCCATACCGGCGGCCCCTTCGACACCGTGCCCGAAGTCATGATTCTCGATGCCTTCTTCCGAGGCGCACCGGATAAGTTCGTTCCCATCTTCTTCGACGAAGCAGGACACCGGGTTGGAACCCAATATCTCATGTCGGTTATCGGCGGCGACATGCCCGCAGAAAAACTCCTACACTACCGCGAAGCGCACCACCATCTTCCCGGACACCCAGAACTGGGTTTAACTCCTGGAGTAAAATTTAGCTCCGGACGCTTGGGTCATATGTGGCCTTATGTCAACGGAGTAGCATTAGCCAATCCTGGAAAAACCGTTTTCTGTCTCGGTTCCGATGGTTCCCAGCAGGAAGGAAACGACGCAGAAGCTGCTCGCCTAGCTGTTGCGCAATACCTGAATGTCAAGCTCATTATTGACGATAATGATGTCACTATTGCCGGTAATCCCTCCAAGTATTTACCCGGATTCAGCGTGGCTCAAACCCTCACCGGTCATGGCGTGAAAATCCTCGAAGGCGACGGTGAAGACGTGGATGACCTCTACGCTCGCATCTGCGAAGCCGTGAATACTCCCGGCCCGGTCGCCGTTATCAACAAGCGCCCCATGTGCCCTGGAATTGACGGACTAGAAGGTTCCAACCACGGTCACGATGTAATTTCCGTAGACTTAGCCCTGAAGTACTTAGAAGCTCGCGGTCATAGTGCAGCGGTTGACCATCTGAAGTCTCTGACAAAGCCGAAACAAGACTACACGTTCTTGGGTTCCAGCGATAATGTCGGTTCTAACCGGAACGTGTTTGGCGAATCTGTGGTTGCTATCTTGGGCCGCATGAGCGAAGAAGAGCGCAAGAACAATGTACTCTGCGTTGACAGTGACTTAGAAGGGTCTTGCGGTTTGAATAAAATCCACGCGGCTCATCCCGAAGTCTTCGTCAGCGGCGGCATCATGGAGCGCTCCAATCTCTCGGCGGCGGCTGGATTTGGTATGGAAAAAGGCAAGCAAGGTATCTTTGCTACCTTTAGTGCGTTCCTCGAGATGTGTATCTCGGAAATCACCATGGCGCGCCTGAACTATTCCAACTTACTCTGCCACTTCTCCCACGCGGGTATTGATGATATGGCGGATAATACTTGCCACTTCGGTATCAATAACATGTTTGCCGATAACGGGTTGGACGATGGCTACGAAACTCGCCTCTATTTCCCTGCCGATGCCGGACAAATGAAGGCTTGCGTCGAAGCTGTATTCCCGCAACCCGGACTGCGCTTTATTTTCTCCACTCGCTCTAAAGTTCCTTTCTTGCTCGATAGCGAAGGCAAGCAACTTTATGGCGAAGGCTATACCTTTACTCCCGGTAAAGATGAAGTCGTCCGCGAAGGAACGGCCGGTTATATTGTCAGCTTTGGCGAAAGTCTCTATCGCGCTCTCGATGCGGTAGAACGGTTGAAGCAAGAAGGCATTGATGTTGGTTTAATTAATAAAGCGACGCTCAATGTTGTCGATGAAGATGCGATCGCAAAAGTCGGTAATTCTCCTTTTGTTCTAGTGGTCGAGTCCTTTAACCGCAATACCGGGTTGGGCAGCCGTTTTGGCTCTTGGTTGCTCGAGCGCGGCTTAACTCCGAAGTTTGCTTATTTGGCAACTCATAAAGAAGGTTGCGGCGGTCTCTGGGAACAGTTCCCCTACCAAGGAATTGACCCCGTTGGCATCATGAGTAAGGTGAAAGAGTTAGTCGGTTAATCGATCGCGATCGCATTACGCCACAATGTAGAGGTAGGGTGCGTTATTAACGCACTCTACTGCTAATAGATAC contains:
- a CDS encoding transketolase C-terminal domain-containing protein, which encodes MSIAADNFAIDLNSYNFLKLDPSQPTLTDEQRAALKSNIQLCRDALIFFTATGAAKGVGGHTGGPFDTVPEVMILDAFFRGAPDKFVPIFFDEAGHRVGTQYLMSVIGGDMPAEKLLHYREAHHHLPGHPELGLTPGVKFSSGRLGHMWPYVNGVALANPGKTVFCLGSDGSQQEGNDAEAARLAVAQYLNVKLIIDDNDVTIAGNPSKYLPGFSVAQTLTGHGVKILEGDGEDVDDLYARICEAVNTPGPVAVINKRPMCPGIDGLEGSNHGHDVISVDLALKYLEARGHSAAVDHLKSLTKPKQDYTFLGSSDNVGSNRNVFGESVVAILGRMSEEERKNNVLCVDSDLEGSCGLNKIHAAHPEVFVSGGIMERSNLSAAAGFGMEKGKQGIFATFSAFLEMCISEITMARLNYSNLLCHFSHAGIDDMADNTCHFGINNMFADNGLDDGYETRLYFPADAGQMKACVEAVFPQPGLRFIFSTRSKVPFLLDSEGKQLYGEGYTFTPGKDEVVREGTAGYIVSFGESLYRALDAVERLKQEGIDVGLINKATLNVVDEDAIAKVGNSPFVLVVESFNRNTGLGSRFGSWLLERGLTPKFAYLATHKEGCGGLWEQFPYQGIDPVGIMSKVKELVG